The following coding sequences lie in one Palaemon carinicauda isolate YSFRI2023 chromosome 7, ASM3689809v2, whole genome shotgun sequence genomic window:
- the LOC137644358 gene encoding serine/arginine repetitive matrix protein 1-like — protein sequence MGALRSITLLRARAQARTSASACCTPCAPTLASALKIFGLRPRPSRQDAVGPAGCKEGASPTCAPITDRSARHQLREIKSSRRHLSPSHHHQRSPKRSRGHSPAPSLERSSTRSYARSPARSRAYPPARHSPARHSLARSHACAPAHARHHSRPYDRLSPTRERSPTGRSPTRYCATSPARETVFTSSPGRGTAPARVGHTDRKDSQQDASPGRRSQDSPPRKRKTTEEQGRSAERSRQSSLSFQEGPVVTTPKDEFISSSGDSSDSENSPLAPRGEFPPDRGEVAREEVPPRASVLESYFPSRRESKDTKTVPKSSSRIRQKPAIPREDIHVSPQEDLLGMGDLAASPPKGEHSDSEHAFWQVLGLMRELNKIKDPETAPHEGKDSVLDEVFGVQKPPRLVWLCPGRKG from the exons atgggcgcaCTGCGATCCATCACTCTCTTGCGCGCGCGGGCGCAAGCACGCACTAGTGCCTCTGCCTGTTgcacgccctgcgcgcccacgctcgccagcgccctcaagATCTTCGGACTCAGAC ctCGTCCTTCACGCCAAGACGCTGTTGGTCCTGCGGGCTgtaaagaaggggcctctcctacatgcgccccgatcactgacagatctgcgcgccaccagttgagggagattaagtcttctaggagacatctttctccctcccaccatcaccagcgctctcctaagaggtCGCGCGGTCACTCGCCAGCTCCTTCTCTGGAGCGTTCTTCTACGCgttcatatgcacgctctcctgctcgatctcgtgcataccctcctgcgcgccattcacctgcgcgccattcACTTGCGCGCTCCCACGCGTGTGCACCTGCgcatgcgcgccatcactcgcggCCCTATGACCGCCTTTCTCCTACGCGCGAACGCTCACCCAcaggtcgctcgcctacgcgcTATTGCGCTACCTCGCCCGCGCGCGAAACTGTTTTCACGAGCTCTCCCGGGCGCGGCACTGCTCCCGCCCGTGTGGGTCATACGGATCGCAAGGATTCTCAGCAGGATGCTtctcctgggaggcgttcccaggattcTCCTCCGCGCAAGAGGAAGACAACGGAAGAACAAGGAAGAtcagcagagaggtctaggcagtcatctctttcttttcaggaaggccccgtggtgaccactcctaagg atgagtttatctcgtcctcgggggactcttctgactcggagaattctcccttggcaccaaggggggaatTTCCTCCGGATAGGGGAGAGGTTGCACGGGAAGAGGTCCCTCCTCGGGCGTCTGTGTTGGAGTCCTACTTTCcttccaggagggaatcgaaggacaccaagactgttccgaAATCTTCGTCGAGGATTCGTCAAAAACCAGCAATCCCTAGGGAGGAcatccacgtttctccccaagaagacctcttagggatgggagacttagctgccagtccaccaaaagGAGAGCACAGCGattcagaacatgcgttctggcaggtccttggtttgatgagggagctcaacaaaatcaaggacccggagacagcccctcaCGAGGGGAAAGACAgcgtgcttgacgaggtctttggtgtccagaagcccccaagactagtgtggctttgccctggtcgaAAGGGGTGA